One window of Mucilaginibacter inviolabilis genomic DNA carries:
- a CDS encoding OsmC family protein, which yields MATISTTYIGDLKTEAIHLQSGSKLITDAPTDNHGKGEGFSPTDLLAESLAGCVLTVMALAARSHGINMDNTQCDVSKVMAANPRRVAEIILNFKFPTEYTDQEKKILELAALTCPVSISLHPDLKKTINFGW from the coding sequence ATGGCAACTATTTCAACAACCTATATTGGCGATTTAAAGACCGAAGCGATACACCTCCAATCGGGCTCTAAACTCATTACCGACGCCCCAACCGATAATCATGGAAAAGGTGAAGGTTTTTCACCAACAGACCTGCTTGCCGAATCATTAGCCGGATGTGTTTTAACTGTAATGGCTTTGGCCGCACGTTCGCATGGCATCAATATGGATAATACCCAATGTGATGTATCCAAAGTGATGGCGGCCAATCCGCGCAGGGTGGCAGAAATCATCCTTAATTTTAAATTCCCGACGGAATATACCGATCAGGAAAAAAAGATCCTTGAATTGGCCGCGTTAACCTGCCCGGTATCAATAAGCCTGCACCCTGATCTTAAAAAAACCATCAATTTTGGGTGGTAG
- a CDS encoding LytR/AlgR family response regulator transcription factor yields MNIIIIEDELKAARSLENMIAEVRPQAKVVAQLQSIESSVKYLTENKQPDLIFMDIQLSDGLCFEIFKSVKITSPIIFCTAFDEYSLEAFKANSVDYVLKPFSKSDITDAFKKVDELKNFFQQSIMPDLGNLLTQIAQPAGKKSFLVFKHNKYTTVSTDSIAFFYIRNEATSIMCFDQQEYSLNQSLDQVISLLSPVQFFRLNRQYIVNFSAIKEVEHYFMRKLFVKLTIPTPEKLLINKEKAPVFLNWLENR; encoded by the coding sequence ATGAACATTATCATCATTGAAGACGAATTAAAAGCGGCCCGTTCACTCGAAAATATGATAGCCGAGGTTAGACCGCAGGCAAAAGTAGTAGCACAACTGCAGAGCATCGAAAGCTCGGTAAAGTATCTGACCGAGAACAAACAACCCGATCTCATATTCATGGACATTCAGCTTTCAGATGGCCTTTGCTTTGAGATCTTTAAATCAGTTAAAATTACCAGTCCTATTATTTTTTGTACCGCGTTTGATGAATATTCATTGGAGGCATTTAAAGCCAACAGTGTAGATTATGTACTGAAACCGTTTTCAAAAAGTGATATCACCGATGCTTTTAAAAAGGTGGATGAGCTCAAAAACTTTTTCCAACAAAGTATTATGCCCGATCTGGGTAATTTGTTGACGCAAATTGCACAACCGGCTGGCAAAAAAAGTTTCCTGGTATTTAAGCATAACAAATACACTACGGTATCTACCGATAGTATCGCTTTCTTTTATATCCGTAACGAGGCCACATCCATCATGTGTTTTGATCAGCAGGAGTATTCCTTAAATCAATCATTGGATCAGGTGATCAGTTTATTATCACCCGTACAATTCTTCAGGCTAAACCGGCAATATATTGTAAACTTTAGTGCAATAAAAGAGGTAGAGCATTACTTTATGCGTAAATTATTTGTAAAACTTACCATTCCTACGCCCGAGAAATTGCTCATTAATAAAGAGAAAGCGCCTGTTTTTTTAAACTGGCTCGAGAATAGATAA
- a CDS encoding epoxide hydrolase family protein, protein MKTNKRILISKFITGVFVLLTATSFAQTNTTADAQASNAIRPFRAHISDEAVADLRQRVQATRWAEKETVTDRSQGAQLEKIQALVKYWGTGYDWRKAEDKLNALPQFITNIDGLDIHFIHVRSKNPNALPVIITHGWPGSVFELLKIVGPLTDPEAYGGRKEDSFDVVIPSMPGYGFSGKPTTTGWNADHIARAWDVLMKRLGYKNYVSQGGDWGSVVADKMAAQKPVGLLGIHVNMPATVPADIAKLLASGSPAPAGLPAKEKAAYQSLNNLYTRGGGYAAMMVTRPQTIGYSLSDSPVGLASWFYDKFADWTYSGGDPEKSLTKDEMLDDISLYWLTNTATSGAQLYWENNANNFNAVDISIPAAITVFPGEIYQAPKNWAEKSYHKLIYFHEVNKGGHFAAWEEPQLFAEELRAAFKSLRK, encoded by the coding sequence ATGAAAACGAACAAACGTATCCTTATCAGTAAATTTATCACCGGTGTTTTTGTCCTGCTTACAGCAACCAGTTTTGCTCAAACCAATACAACTGCCGATGCGCAGGCATCAAATGCTATCCGCCCTTTTCGCGCCCATATTTCAGATGAAGCTGTTGCCGATCTGCGCCAACGTGTACAGGCAACCCGCTGGGCCGAAAAAGAAACAGTTACCGATCGTTCCCAAGGTGCTCAATTAGAAAAAATACAAGCCCTGGTAAAATATTGGGGAACAGGGTATGACTGGCGCAAAGCAGAAGATAAACTGAATGCTCTGCCACAATTCATAACTAATATCGACGGTCTGGATATCCACTTTATCCACGTACGTTCCAAAAATCCAAATGCCCTGCCGGTGATCATCACCCATGGCTGGCCGGGGTCTGTTTTTGAATTGCTGAAAATTGTTGGTCCGCTGACCGATCCGGAGGCTTATGGCGGTCGCAAGGAAGATTCTTTTGATGTGGTTATCCCTTCAATGCCTGGTTATGGTTTTTCTGGTAAACCTACCACTACCGGTTGGAACGCCGATCACATAGCCCGCGCCTGGGATGTGCTGATGAAGCGTTTAGGATATAAAAACTATGTATCGCAAGGCGGAGACTGGGGTTCGGTAGTTGCCGATAAAATGGCGGCTCAAAAACCCGTAGGTCTATTAGGTATTCATGTTAACATGCCGGCCACAGTGCCTGCTGATATAGCCAAATTACTGGCCAGCGGAAGCCCTGCACCTGCAGGTCTGCCTGCTAAAGAAAAAGCTGCTTACCAATCATTAAATAATCTATATACCCGGGGCGGTGGTTACGCTGCTATGATGGTTACCCGTCCGCAAACCATTGGTTACAGTTTGTCTGATTCACCGGTAGGTTTGGCCTCATGGTTCTATGATAAATTTGCTGACTGGACTTACAGTGGCGGTGATCCTGAAAAATCATTGACCAAAGACGAGATGCTGGATGATATTTCCTTATACTGGTTAACCAATACCGCTACATCGGGAGCACAACTATACTGGGAAAACAATGCCAACAACTTTAATGCTGTTGACATTTCGATCCCAGCAGCGATAACCGTTTTCCCTGGCGAGATATACCAGGCGCCAAAAAACTGGGCCGAAAAAAGTTACCACAAACTGATCTATTTTCACGAAGTAAACAAAGGCGGCCATTTTGCTGCCTGGGAAGAACCACAACTTTTTGCCGAAGAACTTCGTGCCGCATTCAAATCATTACGCAAATAA
- a CDS encoding metal-dependent hydrolase, which produces MKITYYGHSCFSVVAGGKHILFDPFITGNELAKDVDINTIPADYIFVSHGHFDHIQDVVAIANRTGATVVGIWELYSYFGKQGVKNVHPLNPGGKFTFDFGTAKSVIAQHSSSLPDGTYAGVACGFVLKTAEGNFYYSGDTGLTLDMTLIPKWADIDFAVFPIGDALTMGIDEAIEAAQFVKTNKVLGVHYDTFGFIKIDKADAVKQFKTAGIELFLPAIGETFDI; this is translated from the coding sequence ATGAAAATTACGTATTACGGCCACTCCTGCTTCTCGGTAGTTGCTGGTGGCAAACACATTTTATTTGATCCTTTTATAACAGGAAATGAATTAGCCAAAGACGTTGATATCAATACCATACCGGCCGATTACATTTTTGTATCCCATGGCCATTTTGATCATATACAGGATGTGGTAGCTATTGCCAATCGTACAGGCGCCACCGTGGTTGGCATTTGGGAGTTATATTCCTATTTCGGCAAACAGGGGGTAAAAAATGTACATCCACTAAACCCGGGCGGTAAGTTTACTTTTGATTTTGGCACAGCCAAATCAGTTATCGCCCAGCACTCCAGCAGTTTGCCCGATGGAACTTATGCCGGCGTAGCCTGTGGCTTTGTTTTAAAAACTGCTGAAGGTAATTTTTATTACAGCGGTGATACCGGGCTTACTTTAGATATGACCCTGATCCCTAAATGGGCAGATATCGACTTTGCTGTTTTCCCGATAGGCGATGCCTTGACCATGGGCATAGATGAAGCCATTGAAGCCGCTCAATTTGTTAAAACCAATAAAGTATTAGGCGTTCATTATGATACCTTCGGCTTTATTAAAATTGATAAAGCCGATGCTGTTAAGCAATTTAAAACAGCGGGTATAGAGCTGTTTTTACCGGCGATAGGGGAAACTTTTGATATCTAA
- a CDS encoding alpha/beta hydrolase, with product MSNEIQYGRRRFLSTAAITLAATQLGIFSPAKAQSENTNSTGKAPFKPIANKAFDNVKQIKAGVLNMGYVEVGPANGKVVVLLHGWPYDINSFVDVAPLLVSAGYRVIIPHLRGHGTTRFLSDNTPRNGQQSAVAVDIINLMDALQIKKAIFAGYDWGGRTACIIAALWPERCEALVSVSGYLMTNLEASKHPLPPKAEFSWWYQYYFSTERGREGYDKYRRDFAKLIWETASPKWNFDETTLDRSAASFENPDYVSIVIHNYRWRLGLAEGEAKYDNLEKQLAKSPVIAVPTITLEGDANGAPHADPASYRNKFSGKYVHHTITGGIGHNLPQEAPKAFFDAIIEVDGYTK from the coding sequence ATGTCAAACGAAATACAATACGGTCGCCGTCGCTTTTTAAGTACCGCCGCAATTACTCTAGCAGCCACTCAACTTGGAATATTTAGCCCGGCAAAAGCGCAATCTGAAAATACAAACTCAACAGGCAAAGCCCCATTCAAACCCATTGCAAATAAGGCATTTGATAACGTTAAGCAAATTAAAGCCGGCGTACTGAATATGGGTTATGTGGAAGTAGGTCCAGCCAATGGTAAAGTGGTTGTTCTGCTGCATGGCTGGCCCTATGATATCAACAGCTTTGTTGATGTTGCACCTTTGCTGGTATCTGCGGGTTACCGGGTAATTATTCCGCACTTGCGTGGTCATGGTACTACGCGTTTCCTTTCAGATAACACACCCAGGAACGGCCAGCAATCTGCCGTAGCTGTGGATATCATCAATTTGATGGATGCCCTTCAGATTAAAAAAGCCATATTCGCCGGTTACGATTGGGGAGGAAGAACTGCCTGTATCATCGCTGCCCTGTGGCCTGAGCGTTGTGAGGCCCTGGTTTCGGTGAGCGGTTACCTCATGACCAACCTGGAAGCCAGCAAACACCCACTGCCACCAAAAGCTGAGTTCAGCTGGTGGTATCAATATTACTTCTCAACAGAACGTGGTCGTGAGGGCTATGACAAATACCGTCGTGATTTCGCTAAACTGATATGGGAAACCGCATCACCAAAATGGAACTTTGATGAAACTACCTTAGACCGCAGCGCGGCTTCTTTTGAAAATCCGGACTATGTAAGCATCGTGATTCATAATTACCGTTGGAGATTGGGCCTGGCCGAGGGCGAAGCGAAATATGATAACCTGGAGAAACAACTGGCAAAAAGCCCGGTTATAGCTGTGCCAACCATCACCCTTGAAGGCGATGCCAATGGCGCACCACATGCCGACCCTGCATCTTACCGTAATAAATTCTCTGGTAAATACGTACACCATACCATTACCGGTGGCATAGGGCATAACCTGCCACAGGAAGCTCCAAAGGCCTTTTTCGACGCGATCATCGAGGTTGATGGTTATACAAAATAA
- a CDS encoding organic hydroperoxide resistance protein: METNRIDSPVNAIKIIEDITDNKIEKVLYTAKVRTTGAREGFSRSNDGRLDIRHATPGTSAPGTNPEQLFAAGWSACFEGAMGITAAKMRITLPTESAIDAEVDLGITSGAYFLQARLNVSLPGLDREVAQALIEAAHQTCPYSKLTKGNINVVINLV; the protein is encoded by the coding sequence ATGGAAACCAACAGAATAGATTCACCAGTGAATGCAATCAAAATCATCGAAGATATTACCGATAACAAAATCGAAAAAGTATTATATACCGCCAAAGTGCGTACCACCGGTGCCCGTGAAGGTTTTTCGCGCAGCAACGATGGTCGTTTAGATATCAGGCATGCTACTCCGGGTACATCGGCTCCCGGTACTAATCCGGAGCAGTTATTCGCTGCTGGTTGGTCAGCATGTTTTGAAGGAGCAATGGGCATTACAGCTGCCAAAATGAGAATAACACTTCCAACGGAATCAGCAATTGATGCAGAAGTAGATCTGGGGATTACTTCAGGTGCTTACTTCTTACAGGCTCGTCTTAATGTAAGTCTGCCAGGTTTAGATCGTGAAGTAGCACAAGCTTTGATCGAAGCTGCTCACCAAACCTGTCCGTATTCTAAACTAACCAAAGGTAATATCAACGTAGTGATCAACCTGGTTTAA
- a CDS encoding DUF1223 domain-containing protein yields MKTLKILTFCAGAIASILLTTALIDPSTASPKKDNPPVTGKGFALLELFTSEGCSSCPAADDLLAKIQKESKDKPVYVLAYHVDYWNRLGWKDLFSNAEFSRRQVTYGQWLNNPQIYTPQVIINGKAECIGSDETALRDAISGALAGTASANVALQVQQDKDKLAVNYQVTGGSTTDNLLIALVQKSAISKVAAGENSGRTLAHAQIVRQLQTVSLNANKKGIYYIKTPQGYNSQNWEVVGFIQNSTTGEVLSATRANPNSNSNVKSNI; encoded by the coding sequence ATGAAAACTCTTAAAATTTTAACATTTTGTGCTGGCGCGATAGCTTCCATATTGTTAACCACTGCTTTAATCGATCCTTCAACAGCTTCTCCTAAAAAAGACAATCCTCCGGTTACCGGAAAGGGATTTGCTTTATTGGAACTATTTACATCTGAGGGCTGCTCAAGCTGCCCGGCAGCCGATGACTTGTTAGCCAAAATCCAAAAAGAATCAAAAGACAAACCTGTTTACGTACTGGCCTACCATGTTGATTACTGGAACCGCCTGGGTTGGAAAGATCTGTTCAGCAACGCAGAATTTTCCAGGCGGCAGGTTACTTACGGCCAATGGCTTAATAACCCGCAAATTTATACCCCACAGGTTATTATCAATGGCAAAGCCGAATGCATAGGCTCGGACGAAACGGCCCTTCGTGATGCCATTTCCGGGGCGTTGGCAGGTACTGCTTCAGCAAATGTTGCCTTACAGGTTCAGCAGGATAAAGATAAGCTGGCTGTTAATTACCAGGTAACCGGAGGTTCCACAACAGATAACTTATTGATAGCACTTGTGCAGAAATCGGCCATCAGCAAAGTAGCCGCTGGTGAAAACAGCGGTCGTACCTTAGCCCATGCACAGATAGTACGCCAACTGCAAACGGTTAGCTTAAATGCCAACAAGAAAGGCATCTACTATATCAAAACTCCCCAAGGCTATAATTCACAAAACTGGGAGGTAGTGGGTTTTATACAAAACAGTACTACCGGCGAAGTTTTAAGTGCAACCCGGGCCAACCCTAACAGCAACAGCAACGTTAAAAGTAATATATAA
- a CDS encoding sensor histidine kinase, whose protein sequence is MKNKNFKISPGIIWVSSIFLGLLSSVPQIAERHFNPAEAAVNSAITGLFALFVWYYNIYTLRDNPVTNRPNRIFSYYRLLTSLLIGIGVMLALASIQQLILSHINFGPVVLMVEVRGILINLVFYMFIHLLYQNYKNQQVNIELERTKADNLGAQYELLKQQINPHFLFNSLNTLKAMVETHDKNSVDFILKLSNFYRFTLESRKLDLIHLSEELEIVEAYNFLLKARFEDGFTFTNTISEKYLGTLIPPFTLQLLIENCIKHNVVSLERPLHIQFYEENDSLVMENQMQPKRNEESSLGVGLKNISLRYSHLLDKKIEIINDNKIFKIKLPVIHEHYHH, encoded by the coding sequence ATGAAAAATAAAAACTTTAAAATATCACCGGGAATTATATGGGTCAGTTCAATTTTTCTGGGTTTATTATCGTCGGTTCCTCAAATTGCCGAGCGGCATTTTAACCCGGCAGAGGCTGCTGTAAACTCGGCAATTACCGGTTTATTTGCCTTGTTTGTATGGTATTATAATATCTACACACTTCGCGACAACCCGGTCACCAATCGCCCTAACAGGATTTTTTCTTATTACCGGCTGCTCACCAGCTTATTGATCGGTATTGGGGTTATGCTGGCTTTGGCATCAATACAACAACTCATATTATCGCATATCAATTTTGGCCCTGTAGTGCTGATGGTGGAAGTGAGGGGTATACTCATTAACCTCGTTTTTTACATGTTTATACACCTGCTGTATCAAAACTATAAAAACCAACAGGTAAATATTGAGCTGGAGCGTACCAAGGCCGATAACCTGGGCGCGCAATACGAATTATTGAAACAACAAATTAACCCCCACTTTTTATTCAACAGCCTAAATACGCTGAAAGCCATGGTAGAAACCCATGATAAAAATTCGGTAGATTTTATTCTGAAATTGTCTAACTTTTATCGCTTTACCCTGGAAAGCCGTAAGCTGGATCTCATTCATTTATCAGAAGAACTGGAAATAGTGGAAGCTTATAATTTTTTATTAAAAGCCCGGTTTGAAGATGGTTTTACCTTCACCAATACCATTAGCGAGAAATATTTAGGAACCCTTATTCCCCCTTTTACTTTACAGCTACTGATAGAAAATTGTATCAAACATAATGTGGTATCGTTGGAGCGCCCGCTGCATATCCAGTTTTATGAAGAGAACGATAGTTTAGTAATGGAAAATCAGATGCAACCTAAAAGAAATGAGGAATCATCATTAGGTGTAGGGTTAAAAAATATCAGTCTGCGTTACAGTCATTTACTGGACAAAAAGATCGAAATCATTAATGACAATAAAATATTCAAAATAAAACTCCCGGTAATACATGAACATTATCATCATTGA